One Brassica napus cultivar Da-Ae chromosome A1, Da-Ae, whole genome shotgun sequence genomic region harbors:
- the LOC125579117 gene encoding putative nuclease HARBI1 — translation MSSSSSDEVDEAIEEMVDQVVDNYIDSVVNVQAKRRAYIERDRERGHNQLWNDYFIENPTYQPEMFRRRFRMNKPLFLRIVESLSSEVPYFQQRRNGHGRYRLSALQKCTAAIRMLAYGQSGDTYDEYLRLGESTARLCLENFTDGIMELFGEEYLRRPTPDDLQRLLDIGEVRGFPGMIGSIDCMHWEWKNCPTAWRGQYTRGSGKPTIVLEAVASQDLWIWHAFFGLPGTLNDINVLDRSPVFSDILEGRAPKVNFKVNNHTYRMAYYLTDGIYPNWATFIQSISLPQGPKAELFAHRQESTRKDVERAFGVLQSRFAIVKNPALLWDKVKIGKIMRTCVILHNMIVENERSGYAQIDTSEFESGESSRSSQVQRTTSMNIGNMRGIRNEVRDSQIHDRLKADLVENVWQKFGNVDE, via the coding sequence ATGTCTTCCTCATCGAGTGATGAAGTAGATGAAGCTATAGAAGAAATGGTCGACCAAGTTGTTGATAATTACATCGATTCGGTGGTTAATGTTCAAGCCAAGAgacgagcttatatcgaaagagatCGGGAACGAGGACACAATCAACTATGGAACGACTATTTCATCGAAAATCCAACATACCAACCGGAAATGTTTAGGCggcgttttcgaatgaacaagccgttgttccttcgcattgtcgaAAGCCTAAGCTCTGAAGTTCCATactttcagcaaagaagaaaTGGGCACGGAAGGTACAGGCTATCTGCACTCCAAAAGTGTACGGCGGCTATACGTATGCTGGCATATGGTCAATCGGGAGATACgtatgacgaatatctccgacttggagAAAGTACTGCACGTTtatgtttggaaaatttcaCTGATGGGATAATGGAATTGTTTGGAGAAGAGTATCTGAGAAGACCCACACCCGATGATCTTCAACGTttactcgatattggagaggtaCGCGGTTTTCCAGGGATGATAggcagcatcgattgtatgcattgggagtggaaaaactgtCCTACGGCTTGGAGAGGACAATACACACGTGGttcaggaaagccgacaattgtcttagaagctGTGGCATCTCAGGATCTGtggatatggcacgcatttTTCGGCTTACCAGGTACTctcaacgatatcaatgttcttgatcgctctcCTGTTTTCAGTGACATTTTAGAGGGTCGAGCACCTAAAGTTAAtttcaaggtcaacaaccacacttatcgtatGGCGTACTACCTTACTGACGGAATTTATCCGAATTgggcaacatttatccaatccatctcgcttcctcaaggtcctaaagcagaGCTATTTGCTCACCGTCAAGAATCCACCAGAAAAGATGTtgaacgggcttttggagtattgcaatcaAGGTTTGCAATAGTTAAAAACCCTGCTCTACTTTGGGACAAGGTTAAGATAGGAAAGATTATGAGAACTTGTGTCAttttgcacaatatgatagtagagaacGAACGAAGCGGATACGCTCAAATTGATACATCTGAGTTTGAGTCAGGGGAGTCGAGCAGGAGTTCCCAGGTGCAAAGGACAACAAGTATGAATATCGGTAATATGCGTGGCATTCGCAATGAAGTTCGGGATTCACAGATACATGatcgtttgaaagctgatttagttgaaaatgtATGGCAAAAGTTTGGTAATGTCGATGAATAA